CACGGCCACCGGCGGCGCGCCGTAGCGCGTGACCGTGACGCGGTCTCCCACCCCGGCGTGCAGGTTGGCGGCGGTCTGCTGGGAGACCAGGACGCCCTGGGTCGCTCCGACCAGGGCGCGCAGTTCAGCCGGGAACGCGGCCACGTAGCCGGGCGGCAGGCCCAGCACCTTGCCGGCCCCGGTCGTCTGGGTGGTCACCTGCCCGGCGGGCCCGGTGACGGCGCTCAGGGCGGCCACATCGGCATACCCGACGGGCAGGAGGGTCTTCACCGGCGTCGCGGCGCGGATCGCCCTCGCTGCGGCTGGCACGCTGCCCTGCGGGCCGAGCAGCACCTGCCAGTCCACCGGGACGGACGCGGCCGCCCGTGCGGTCATGTTCGCCCGGCCAGTGGCGATGAAGGCCAGCAGCAGCGCCAGGAAGGCAGTCGTCAGGGCCACGCCCGCAGCCGTGCCCCACACGCGCAGCGGTCGCCGGGTGAGCAGACCACGCAGCCACGTGACGGTCATGCGCGGCTCCCGGGGCGGCGGGTGACCAGTGCCAGCTGGCCATCGCGCAGATGCCAGGTGTACGTCAGACGGGCCGCGACCGCCGGATCATGCGTGGCCAGCACCAGCGCCGCGCCGGGCTTCAGGCCAGACAGCAGCACGTCCATCACGTGCTGCGCGGTCACGGAGTCCAGCTGTCCGGTCGGCTCATCGGCCAGGATCAGGCGCGGACGCGTGACGAGGGCGCGGGCCACCGCCACCCGTTGCGCCTGCCCACCGGACAATTCCTCGGGGAGCTGTGCGGCCAGCGCCCCAAGATCCACGCGCTCCAGCCAGTCCTGAGCTTCATGCAGGGCGCTCTGGGTGTCCTGACCGTTCAGGATCAGCGGCAGGGCCACGTTCTCCAGCGCGCTCAGGGACGGCAGCAGGCTTTGCGCCTGAAACACGAAGGACACCAGGCCGGGCCGCAGCGTGTCCGGTGCCCCCAGAGCCGGCCACGACAGCGTGCCCGAGGTGGGGGTATCGAGCGCGCCCAGCAGGTGCAGGAGGGTACTCTTGCCACTGCCTGAAGTGCCCAGCAGCGCGATGCGGTCGCCGGGTTGCACCTCGACGGAGACGCTGTGGAGGGCGTGGACGGTCTGGAGATCCACCTGAAAGTCTCGCGTCAGATCCTGGCCGCAGACCAGGGCCGGGGCCAGGCGGGCGGTCTGCTCGGCGTGCCGCTCGATCACGTCACGCATCCGTCCACCGTCCATCTTTCAGGTGCAGCACCCGGTCGGCCCGCCCGGCCAGGCGGAGGCTGTGCGTGGCGATCAACGCGGCGCGGCCCTGGGTGTGCACGAACTCGCCGATCACGTCGGTCATCCAGCCTTCGGTTGCGGCGTCCACCTCAGCGGTCGGCTCATCGGCCAACAGGATCTGGGGGCCGTGCGCCAGGGCGGCGACCAGCGCGGCCCGCGCCGTCTCCCCACCAGACAGCTGGGAAGGGTAGGCGTGCAGACGCTGTCCCAGCCCCACCTGACCGAGCAGGGCATGCGCCCGCGCGGTGTCAGGCCGCCCGAGCAGCGTGCCCGTCACCAGGGCGTTGTCCAGCACCGTCAGGTGGGGGATCAGGTTGCCGCTCTGCAGCATCACGCCCAGGTGCGCGGCGCGCAGCCGGGCCCGGTGCGCCTCCGGTTGCCGTGAGAGTCGTTCTCCACCGACCTCGATCCGCCCCCCATCCGGGTCGTCCAGGCCGGCCAGGCAGGCCAGCAGGGTGCTCTTCCCACTGCCGGAAGAACCCAGCAGCACGGTCAGTTCGCCCGGTCGCAGCTCCAGGCTCACGCCGCGCAGGGCACGGGTTTCATCGTCCCCCACGTGGTAGAAGCGGTACAGATCGGTCGCGCTCAAGAGGGTCATCCCGCTCACCGCCAGCGCAGCGAGTCGGACATCTGCTTCCAGGCGTCCACATTGTCCGAGCCCAGCGGGGCGGAGAACCGCAGCAGCACCCGTTTCCCAGCGTGCGAGAGCACATACAGCTCGTTCTCCAGTGCCGGGGCGCGGCCGGTCACGGCGTTCACCGGCCCGGTGGACGTGAAGCTCGCCCGGATGGCCGGCCCGGACGGCAGCGTCACCGCCTTTACGGAGGTGACCTTGAGGTTTGCGACGGTCTTCGCCAGGGCCGTCACTTCTGTCGCCCTCACGCTGGCCAGCGTGGGTATCCCGGTGGTATCGGTCGTCCAGACCTCCACCGCACCGAGTTTGGACGTGAAGGTCACGTGCGTGCCGCTCACGGCGCGGGCCCAGCCCTCCGGCACCTCCAGCGAGTACCCGCCGGCCGCGCCCTCGTAGCGCACGAAGGCCTGATTGTCGGGAATGTCGCCGACTGGGTGGGTTTCCGGGGCGACCTGGGTGGACGTCTGCGCCTGGGCGGCGAGGGGAACCAGGGCCGCTGTCAGGAGCAGCGCGGTGGTGTGCAGGAACTTGCTCATGGTGAACCTCCACCGTGACCGTAAAGCCGGGATGTTGAGGTGCGGTAAAGACCACGCCAGAACGTGGAGCGTGCAAACAGCGCCACGAGGGGCAGCAGGAATCGGCTGCCCCTCGCCATGACGCTTTGCCCGCTTACTTGGCGGTCGCCCGGACCCGGCGCACTTCCAGGGCCACGGGAATGAAGCTCAGCAGCACCACCACGCCGACGAGCAGCAGGATGTACCGGTCGAGGTTGGGAATCAGGCCACCCAACGCGTACCCGAGCAGCGGCACACTCAATGCCCACAGCAGGCCCCCGATCACGTTGTAGGTCAGGAACTTCGGGTAGGACATGCCACCTACCCCGGCCATGGTCGGGGCGATGGTGCGCACCACCGGCACGAAGCGCGCCAGAATCAGCGCCCGACTCCCATGCCGGTCGAAGAACGCCTGAGTGCGCTGCACGTACTCGGGCCGCAGCAGACGACTGTCCGGACGGTTGAAGACGCCTGGACCGAACCTCCGGCCGATGGCGTACCCGACACTGTCTCCCAGGATGGCGCCAGCGGCCACAGCAAGCATCAGTCCCGGCAGGTTCAGCGTGCCCTGTTTGGCGAGCAGGCCCGCCGTGATCAGCAGGCTGTCGCCGGGCAGGAAAAAGCCGGCCAGCAGGCCGGACTCGGCGAAGACCATGCCGAAGATGCCGGCGTAGGAAACACTCTGGATCAGGTGCGGGAGATCGAACATGGCTGGAGCTTAAGCAGCGCAGGTAAAGGGTCGGTATACCCGCGAAGTGGGGGATCCGGGTTCCTCGTGAGGGTGACCGGAATCCCCACCTGAGCCCATGCTCAGGCCGCTTCGATGTCTGTCGGCGCGAGCGCCACCTGATCGCGGCGCGTCACGGCGAGGTAGCTCACGACGCCCAGGATGGCCAGCAGGAAGATCCCGCTGGTGGCCGTGGTGCCCAGGCCCAGCCCGCCATCGGCCTTCGCCTGCGACAGCGAGTCGCCGATGGACGCGCCCAGCGGCCGGGTCAGGATGTACACGATCCAGAACGTCAGGATGCCGTCGAGTTTCAGGTAAACGTGGGCCAGGGCCGCGAGGACGATCAGGCCGGCGAACAGCCCCACCGATACGAAGTACCCGAGTTGCAACTGCTCGGCCACCAGGTCGCCGGTCGCGGTGCCCAGGGCGAAGGTGAACAGCACCGCCAGCCAGTAGAAGGCTTCGCGCCGCGCCGTGAAGATCGAGTGGATCGACAGGGTGCCCTCGCGCCGCCACCACGCGAAGAAGGTGAGCGCCAGGGCCACGGCGAAGATGGCGCTGCTCGTCCACAGGCTGACGCCCAGGTTGTCGGTCAGGTTGTCGGTGATCAGGGTGCCGACCACGCTGATCAGCACGATGGCCGTCCAGTAGATGCCGGGAACGTAGCGGGTGGAGCGGAACTGTGCGATGAGGACGGCGATCAGGAGGGCGCCCATGACCAGGGTGGTGCCGCTCAGACCGAGCTTGAGGGTGGTGTTGAGGTCGTCGGCAGCGGTTTCACCGACGGTGGTGGCGAGCACCTTGATGCTCCAGAAGAAGGCCGTGACCTCCGGCACCTTGCTGATCAGGGTGCGCAGCGACGGGGCCTGGGCGCTGAGGGCGGAGGTCACCGGGCACGTCCTGTGGGAGGGGGCGGCTGAACCTGGGGGGAGCAGATGGGCAGGGTCTCGTTCATGGGGCCTCCGGCGCACTCAGCGCTGGCGCACCATCACCTCTCCGGGTTAAGCCCAGGTATAGGCATCAGCACGCGTCTGTCACGGCCGCGCGGCTGACTTCAGCCTGACAGCGCGGGCGTCATGTGGCGGGCAAGACCCGCCCCACGCGACCCTGGAGGACGCCATGAACCGATCTATCCTGCTGTTGTCTGCCCTGTGCCTGACCGCCACCGCCTCTGCCCAGACGCCCGCGCCGATCGTGATGTACTCGGCCATCGGGTACGCGCAGAACGTCATTGACGCCTTTACTAAGAAGACCGGGATTCCGGTCAAGATGGTGGATCTGTCCACCGGCCCGCTGGTGGCCAAGGTGCAGGCCGAGAAGCAGAATCCGCAGTGGAACGTGGTGTGGTTCGACGGGGCCGAGGCGATGCGCGACCTGGCCAACCAGAACATGCTCCTGAAGGGGTGGGAGCCGGACGTGAAATGGAACGCGCTGTCCAAACAGGTGCGCCCCGCCGACAAGGCCTACATTCCTGGCGGCGTGACGCTGGCTGGCGTGTTCATCGTGAACACCAAGCTGGTGCCGGATAGCAAGATGCCCGTCAGCTGGGCGGAGCTGAGCAAGCCCGAATGGAAAGGGCTGGTCGGCATGCCCAACCCGGCGGTGTCCGGCCCGACGTACCCGCTGGTGGCGGGCCTGATGCAGGCCATGGGCGGCGAGGCGCAGGGGAAAGCGGTGCTGAGCAGCGTGAAGGCCAACGGCCTGCAGGTGTTCGACACGAACGGCCCGATGATCAAGCAGCTGCTCTCCGGCGGGATCGCCATCGCCGCCGCGCAGAGCACCCGCGCGGTGGACGCGCTGATCAAGAAAGAGGCCGTGAAGGTCGTGTATCCCAAGGGCGTGTCCCTGCTGCCCTCTGATTTCGGCATCAGCGCCAAGGCCAGCCCGGCGGTGCAGGACAGCGTCAAGAAGTTCATCGAGTTCTTCCTGTCCCCCGAGGGGCAGGCGGCCGCCCTGAACTCCGGGGACAGTGACGGTTACTTCTACC
This genomic interval from Deinococcus metalli contains the following:
- a CDS encoding ABC transporter ATP-binding protein translates to MRDVIERHAEQTARLAPALVCGQDLTRDFQVDLQTVHALHSVSVEVQPGDRIALLGTSGSGKSTLLHLLGALDTPTSGTLSWPALGAPDTLRPGLVSFVFQAQSLLPSLSALENVALPLILNGQDTQSALHEAQDWLERVDLGALAAQLPEELSGGQAQRVAVARALVTRPRLILADEPTGQLDSVTAQHVMDVLLSGLKPGAALVLATHDPAVAARLTYTWHLRDGQLALVTRRPGSRA
- a CDS encoding ABC transporter ATP-binding protein: MTLLSATDLYRFYHVGDDETRALRGVSLELRPGELTVLLGSSGSGKSTLLACLAGLDDPDGGRIEVGGERLSRQPEAHRARLRAAHLGVMLQSGNLIPHLTVLDNALVTGTLLGRPDTARAHALLGQVGLGQRLHAYPSQLSGGETARAALVAALAHGPQILLADEPTAEVDAATEGWMTDVIGEFVHTQGRAALIATHSLRLAGRADRVLHLKDGRWTDA
- a CDS encoding DedA family protein — protein: MFDLPHLIQSVSYAGIFGMVFAESGLLAGFFLPGDSLLITAGLLAKQGTLNLPGLMLAVAAGAILGDSVGYAIGRRFGPGVFNRPDSRLLRPEYVQRTQAFFDRHGSRALILARFVPVVRTIAPTMAGVGGMSYPKFLTYNVIGGLLWALSVPLLGYALGGLIPNLDRYILLLVGVVVLLSFIPVALEVRRVRATAK
- a CDS encoding COG4705 family protein — encoded protein: MTSALSAQAPSLRTLISKVPEVTAFFWSIKVLATTVGETAADDLNTTLKLGLSGTTLVMGALLIAVLIAQFRSTRYVPGIYWTAIVLISVVGTLITDNLTDNLGVSLWTSSAIFAVALALTFFAWWRREGTLSIHSIFTARREAFYWLAVLFTFALGTATGDLVAEQLQLGYFVSVGLFAGLIVLAALAHVYLKLDGILTFWIVYILTRPLGASIGDSLSQAKADGGLGLGTTATSGIFLLAILGVVSYLAVTRRDQVALAPTDIEAA
- a CDS encoding ABC transporter substrate-binding protein, translated to MNRSILLLSALCLTATASAQTPAPIVMYSAIGYAQNVIDAFTKKTGIPVKMVDLSTGPLVAKVQAEKQNPQWNVVWFDGAEAMRDLANQNMLLKGWEPDVKWNALSKQVRPADKAYIPGGVTLAGVFIVNTKLVPDSKMPVSWAELSKPEWKGLVGMPNPAVSGPTYPLVAGLMQAMGGEAQGKAVLSSVKANGLQVFDTNGPMIKQLLSGGIAIAAAQSTRAVDALIKKEAVKVVYPKGVSLLPSDFGISAKASPAVQDSVKKFIEFFLSPEGQAAALNSGDSDGYFYPLVDGVSANALATPIEKVAFLKVDPLVWGPREAEINTWFANTIAR